In uncultured Methanobrevibacter sp., the sequence AATTTTCTAGGTATTTTTTTGAATTTTATGAATTTCGATAGAATTTGTTATAACTTATCTAAATTTATTTAAATTAATATAATTTAGTTAATACTAATTATTATTTAAAAATTAATCTTTTTATTTTTATATTTTATATTTAAGTAATTAATATTTGTTTTTAATAGTTTAATTTTTATATTTTTATTTCGATATGAAGTATTTTCGGTAATCGATTAAATTATTCTTATTTTACATAAAACCGAAACATTTATAAGTAATTCGATACAACAGTATATTGTGAAATACATATGATGTGAAAAATTAACTTAAATATGTAATTCGATATAAATTTTAAGGAGATAATTTAAATGCAACTTAGTGCAAGAAATCAATTACAAGGAAAAATCACAAACATTGAAAAAGGAACTGTAATGGCTAATATTAAAATCGAAGTAACTGAACCTAATGTTATTACTGCTATTATTACCAAAGAGTCTGCTGAAAAATTAGGTTTAGCTGAAGGCGATGACGTTACAGCTATTATTAAATCAACCGAAGTAATTATAGGTAAATAAACCTATTAATTACACTCTTTTTATTCTTATTTTTTCGAAATTAACATGTCACTTTCAAAGATTATGTGATTTGAATTTTTACTATTTTTGTTTGCGAATTTTTTTCACAATATTTTTAAAATA encodes:
- a CDS encoding molybdopterin-binding protein, with the protein product MQLSARNQLQGKITNIEKGTVMANIKIEVTEPNVITAIITKESAEKLGLAEGDDVTAIIKSTEVIIGK